In Desulfovibrio sp. X2, a genomic segment contains:
- a CDS encoding ATP-binding protein — protein sequence MPVRTPLSAPSPAALPGRLRRRLFLYFAAALLALAAGVAAATIIPLLGHLEHAEEAGLSHAAETRALAVGEWYRRAEDLARQITSRSQIRDALADLAAGRTTRERFAAFTRPKLMDAMDQSGEVVGITRLDREGEPLVSCGVDIPRSAWRIPPLGSDEALASPPLRIGNRLCIVVAAPILEREGDGNGERLGTDLVAVDMAVLREKVIRPLGKDDASRLALACLAGERVRVFLPEPDGAAPPPSEVTQRALGLALSGRSGVLSSPGDVAAYTPVAGTNWALAVTADGRRLYAPVRAEIATILGTTAAIYLLCLLGFGILLRPLAGRMLLQADELAAVVEERTHRLKNELAARTAAEKALKQARDELEKRVAERTARLERANAELRALHARLSGEYEERKALSKELINLLEGVRLDVSRDLHDHTGQLLTTLRLHLKSALQAMPAPAKKDAEEGGSAPGDGAACRAQLESAAEKVDQVQREIKTIARGLRPDTLDYLGLVPSLEALLDEQRASSGLAVHFFHNDVPARFDRDKELALYRIAQEALSNVVRHARAASVHVNLVLRGKTLSLSVEDDGAGFDMAARAAGPGKAPVSLGLTLMRERMVQIGGSLSVESAPGQGTHVVAEVEL from the coding sequence ATGCCCGTGCGCACGCCCCTCTCCGCCCCCTCCCCGGCCGCGCTGCCGGGCCGCCTCAGGCGGCGCCTCTTCCTCTATTTCGCGGCGGCCCTCCTGGCCCTGGCCGCGGGCGTGGCCGCGGCCACCATCATCCCCCTGCTCGGGCACCTCGAGCACGCCGAGGAGGCCGGGCTGTCGCACGCGGCAGAGACCCGCGCCCTGGCCGTGGGCGAATGGTACCGCCGGGCCGAGGACCTGGCGCGGCAGATCACCAGCCGCAGCCAGATCCGCGACGCCCTGGCCGACCTCGCGGCCGGGCGCACGACGCGCGAGCGCTTCGCGGCCTTCACCCGGCCCAAGCTCATGGACGCCATGGACCAGTCCGGCGAGGTCGTGGGCATCACCCGGCTGGACCGCGAGGGCGAGCCCCTGGTCTCCTGCGGGGTGGACATCCCGCGCTCGGCCTGGCGCATCCCGCCCCTGGGCTCGGACGAGGCCCTGGCCTCGCCCCCCCTGCGCATAGGAAACCGCCTGTGCATCGTGGTCGCGGCGCCGATCCTCGAGCGGGAGGGCGACGGCAACGGCGAACGCCTGGGCACGGACCTCGTGGCCGTGGACATGGCCGTGCTGCGCGAGAAGGTCATCCGCCCGCTGGGCAAGGACGACGCGAGCCGCCTGGCCCTGGCCTGCCTCGCCGGGGAGCGGGTGCGCGTCTTCCTGCCCGAGCCGGACGGGGCCGCGCCGCCTCCCTCCGAGGTCACGCAGCGGGCGCTGGGCCTGGCCCTTTCCGGCCGCTCGGGCGTGCTCTCCTCGCCCGGCGACGTGGCCGCCTACACCCCGGTGGCGGGCACAAACTGGGCGCTCGCGGTCACGGCCGACGGCCGCAGGCTCTATGCCCCGGTGCGCGCCGAGATCGCGACCATCCTCGGCACCACCGCAGCCATCTACCTGCTCTGCCTGCTCGGCTTCGGCATCCTGCTGCGGCCGCTGGCCGGGCGCATGCTGCTGCAGGCGGACGAACTCGCGGCCGTGGTCGAGGAGCGCACGCACCGCCTGAAGAACGAACTTGCGGCCCGCACGGCCGCGGAAAAGGCCCTGAAGCAGGCCCGCGACGAGCTCGAGAAGCGCGTGGCCGAGCGCACGGCGAGGCTCGAGCGGGCCAACGCCGAGTTGCGCGCCCTGCACGCGCGCCTCAGCGGCGAGTACGAGGAGCGCAAGGCCTTGTCCAAGGAGCTCATCAACCTGCTCGAGGGCGTGCGCCTGGACGTCTCGCGCGACCTGCACGACCACACGGGCCAGCTCCTGACCACGCTGCGCCTGCACCTGAAGTCCGCCCTGCAGGCCATGCCCGCGCCCGCGAAAAAGGACGCGGAGGAAGGCGGGAGCGCGCCGGGCGACGGCGCGGCCTGCCGGGCGCAGCTCGAGTCCGCGGCCGAGAAGGTCGACCAGGTGCAGCGCGAGATCAAGACCATCGCCCGGGGGCTTCGGCCCGACACCCTGGACTACCTCGGCCTCGTGCCCTCGCTCGAGGCCCTGCTCGACGAGCAGCGCGCCTCCTCCGGGCTCGCCGTGCACTTCTTCCACAACGACGTGCCCGCCCGCTTCGACCGCGACAAGGAGCTGGCCCTCTACCGCATCGCCCAGGAGGCCCTGTCCAACGTCGTCCGCCACGCCCGCGCGGCCTCGGTGCACGTGAACCTGGTGCTGCGCGGAAAGACCCTCTCCCTGTCCGTGGAGGACGACGGCGCGGGCTTCGACATGGCGGCGCGCGCGGCCGGTCCGGGCAAGGCCCCGGTGAGCCTCGGCCTGACGCTGATGCGCGAGCGCATGGTCCAGATCGGCGGCTCGCTGAGCGTGGAATCCGCGCCCGGGCAGGGCACGCACGTCGTGGCCGAGGTGGAGCTGTGA
- a CDS encoding polysulfide reductase NrfD: MPSAAVIELANVVPAPVWSAWEPLALSMLTSGAAALLLACLAALPGKGSASPEAQRPLALAALCAGLAGQAALFVSLEQPLRAYEFFLTPSSTSWTALGAYMVPLFLLAALLAVVLTRRGPGLPRAFAAAAVLPAAGVFVYATNEIMACVGRALWTGPLTPLVFLAAGLAGGAGLSCAHAALAGNARAARPLGLLAALGALLCALLAFLLFAPGGFAAYTDGWWHAPEVLCLIAAAAATVVLLAGLESSPLFGALAGIAGLLASLLLFWKLIAMGQSFARNASTFSDGAAFLDILSGRALLAMAGTAGLLLALGVLVPALLPVRIPARIPDGMNDDSSAT; the protein is encoded by the coding sequence ATGCCTAGCGCCGCAGTCATCGAACTGGCGAACGTGGTGCCCGCGCCCGTCTGGAGCGCCTGGGAGCCCCTGGCCCTGTCCATGCTCACCTCGGGCGCGGCGGCCCTGCTCCTGGCCTGCCTGGCCGCGCTCCCCGGGAAGGGGAGCGCATCCCCGGAAGCCCAGCGGCCCCTCGCCCTCGCGGCGCTCTGCGCCGGGCTCGCAGGACAGGCGGCGCTCTTCGTCTCCCTGGAGCAGCCCCTGCGCGCCTACGAGTTCTTCCTGACCCCCTCGTCCACCTCCTGGACCGCGCTCGGCGCCTACATGGTGCCGCTCTTCCTCCTGGCCGCCCTGCTCGCCGTGGTCCTCACGCGGCGCGGGCCGGGCCTGCCGCGAGCCTTCGCAGCCGCGGCGGTCCTGCCCGCTGCCGGGGTCTTCGTCTACGCCACGAACGAGATCATGGCCTGCGTGGGCCGTGCCCTGTGGACCGGCCCCCTGACGCCCCTCGTCTTCCTCGCCGCCGGGCTCGCGGGCGGGGCGGGGCTTTCGTGCGCGCACGCCGCGCTGGCCGGGAATGCCCGCGCCGCAAGGCCGCTCGGCCTGCTGGCCGCGCTCGGCGCCCTGCTCTGCGCCCTGCTGGCCTTCCTGCTCTTTGCGCCCGGAGGCTTCGCCGCCTACACGGACGGCTGGTGGCACGCGCCCGAGGTCCTCTGCCTGATCGCCGCGGCCGCCGCCACGGTCGTGCTCCTCGCCGGGCTCGAGAGCTCGCCGCTCTTCGGCGCCCTGGCCGGGATCGCGGGGCTCCTCGCCTCCCTGCTGCTCTTCTGGAAGCTCATCGCCATGGGCCAGTCCTTCGCGCGCAACGCCTCCACCTTCTCGGACGGCGCGGCCTTCCTGGACATCCTCTCGGGCCGGGCGCTGCTGGCCATGGCGGGCACGGCCGGACTGCTCCTGGCCCTCGGCGTCCTGGTGCCCGCCCTGCTGCCCGTCCGCATCCCGGCCCGCATCCCGGACGGCATGAACGACGACTCGTCCGCCACCTAA
- a CDS encoding response regulator transcription factor yields MNAQASRPCRVLIVDDHQVVIGGIRSLLASVPGIEVAGEATSGEQAVELAEKLHPDIAIMDISMPRMNGVEATVAIRQVSPTTDIVIYTMHSDQRFILELFKAGISGHVLKENDPADLVRAVETVRDGGTYFTTVTPQMLLRRLDPEPEDGADALSRLSPREMEVFRLLADGAAVKEIAGRLCISPKTVETHKYNIMEKLKARTQADLTKLAIRHRVIKA; encoded by the coding sequence ATGAACGCCCAAGCCTCGCGCCCCTGCCGCGTGCTCATCGTGGACGACCACCAGGTGGTCATCGGCGGCATCAGGAGCCTGCTCGCCTCCGTGCCGGGCATCGAGGTCGCGGGCGAGGCCACCTCGGGCGAGCAGGCCGTGGAGCTGGCGGAAAAGCTCCATCCCGACATCGCCATCATGGACATCTCCATGCCGCGCATGAACGGCGTGGAGGCCACGGTGGCCATCCGCCAGGTCTCGCCGACCACGGACATCGTCATCTACACCATGCACTCGGACCAGCGCTTCATCCTGGAGCTCTTCAAGGCGGGCATCTCCGGCCACGTGCTCAAGGAGAACGACCCGGCCGACCTCGTGCGCGCCGTGGAGACGGTGCGCGACGGCGGCACCTACTTCACCACCGTCACCCCGCAGATGCTCCTGCGTCGGCTCGACCCGGAGCCCGAGGACGGCGCCGACGCCCTCTCCCGGCTGAGCCCGCGCGAGATGGAAGTCTTCCGGCTCCTGGCCGACGGCGCGGCCGTGAAGGAGATCGCGGGGAGGCTGTGCATCAGCCCGAAGACCGTGGAGACGCACAAGTACAACATCATGGAGAAGCTGAAGGCCCGCACCCAGGCCGACCTGACCAAGCTGGCCATCCGGCACCGCGTCATCAAGGCCTGA
- a CDS encoding 4Fe-4S dicluster domain-containing protein codes for MDRRSFVKLFCLGSAAVGTLAARDVLAAETGAGPRYAMLVDLRRCVGCQSCTVSCAVENRAPLGSFRTTVGEYAIADTAGGRTWIATLPRLCNHCAEPACTPVCPVHATYQRKDGIVVIDATKCLGCGFCVQACPYGARFLNRETRTADKCTFCEHRLAAGLLPACVESCVGGARIFGDLNDPQSLIHRTLAEHKAEVAVLYPEKKTKPSVYYLNLDAFFASAADVAAPMAARELTAGGSHA; via the coding sequence ATGGACAGGAGATCGTTCGTGAAGTTGTTCTGCCTGGGCAGCGCGGCGGTGGGCACGCTCGCCGCGCGCGACGTCCTGGCGGCGGAGACGGGCGCGGGCCCGCGCTACGCCATGCTCGTGGACCTGCGCCGCTGCGTGGGCTGCCAGTCGTGCACCGTGTCCTGCGCCGTTGAGAACAGGGCGCCGCTCGGCTCGTTCCGCACCACGGTGGGCGAGTACGCCATCGCGGACACCGCGGGCGGCCGGACCTGGATCGCCACCCTGCCGCGCCTGTGCAACCACTGCGCCGAGCCAGCCTGCACTCCGGTCTGCCCGGTGCACGCCACCTACCAGCGCAAGGACGGCATCGTGGTCATAGACGCCACGAAATGCCTGGGCTGCGGCTTCTGCGTGCAGGCCTGCCCCTACGGCGCGCGCTTCCTGAACCGCGAGACGCGCACCGCGGACAAGTGCACCTTCTGCGAGCACCGCCTGGCCGCCGGGCTCCTGCCCGCGTGCGTGGAGAGCTGCGTGGGCGGGGCCAGGATCTTCGGCGACCTGAACGACCCCCAAAGCCTGATCCACCGCACCCTGGCCGAGCACAAGGCCGAGGTGGCCGTGCTCTATCCCGAGAAGAAGACCAAGCCCTCGGTCTACTACCTGAACCTCGACGCCTTCTTCGCCAGCGCGGCCGACGTCGCCGCGCCCATGGCCGCGAGGGAGCTTACCGCAGGAGGCAGCCATGCCTAG